A part of Populus alba chromosome 8, ASM523922v2, whole genome shotgun sequence genomic DNA contains:
- the LOC118039847 gene encoding serine carboxypeptidase-like 50 — MESTTVIFLFLLLLLLLYHPSATSSTPTSIFPHEALPTKSGYVPVKPKTNSAIFYTFYEAQKPTSPLSQTPLLIWLQGGPGCSSMTGNFLELGPYRVVDSQDNDHPALQPNLGSWNRIFGLIFIDNPIGTGFSIASSPEEIPRDQHTVAEHLFAAISEFIKLDPVFKTRPIYITGESYAGKYVPAIGYYILKKNTKLPVAKQVNLKGVAIGNGLTDPVTQVKTHALNAYFSGLINERQKGELQEAQREAVKLVRMGNWSEATDARSRVLNLLQNMTGLATLYDFTRKVPYETELVTKLMQLAEVKNALKANESIVFEDCSDTVGEALHEDVMKSVKYMVEFLVKKSNVLLYQGHFDLRDGVVSTEAWVKTMKWEGIGKYLMAERKVWKVNGVLAGYVQKWRSFSNAVVLGAGHLVPTDQATNSQAMIEDWVLERGVFANAEGEDSVSDFRGAL, encoded by the coding sequence ATGGAGTCAACAACAGtcatcttcctcttcctcctcctcctcctcctcctctaccATCCTTCAGCTACATCATCAACACCCACCTCTATTTTTCCACACGAGGCTCTCCCCACGAAATCAGGTTATGTCCCTGTCAAACCCAAAACCAACTCAGCTATTTTCTACACGTTTTACGAGGCTCAAAAACCTACTTCACCTCTTTCCCAAACCCCACTTCTCATCTGGCTCCAAGGTGGCCCTGGCTGCTCCTCCATGACTGGAAACTTCCTTGAACTTGGCCCTTATCGCGTTGTCGATTCGCAAGACAACGACCACCCTGCTCTTCAGCCCAATTTAGGCTCCTGGAACCGTATTTTTGGCCTAATTTTCATCGATAACCCAATAGGGACCGGATTTAGTATCGCTTCGAGCCCTGAAGAGATACCAAGAGATCAACACACTGTTGCTGAGCATCTCTTCGCCGCCATCTCTGAGTTTATTAAACTAGACCCAGTGTTCAAGACTCGCCCGATTTATATAACCGGAGAGAGTTATGCAGGAAAGTATGTTCCTGCAATTGGGTATTACATTTTGAAGAAGAATACGAAGCTGCCTGTGGCGAAACAAGTGAATCTGAAAGGTGTTGCTATAGGTAATGGGTTAACGGATCCGGTGACACAAGTCAAAACTCATGCCCTGAATGCTTACTTTTCTGGATTGATCAATGAGAGACAAAAGGGCGAACTGCAAGAAGCTCAAAGGGAGGCAGTTAAGTTGGTTAGAATGGGAAATTGGAGTGAGGCAACAGATGCAAGAAGTAGGGTCTTGAATTTGTTGCAAAACATGACAGGACTAGCCACTTTGTATGACTTCACTAGGAAGGTGCCCTACGAAACAGAATTGGTAACTAAATTGATGCAACTAGCCGAAGTGAAGAATGCATTGAAGGCAAATGAATCTATAGTTTTTGAGGATTGTAGTGACACGGTGGGGGAAGCATTGCATGAAGATGTAATGAAGAGCGTTAAGTATATGGTGGAATTCTTGGTTAAAAAGAGTAACGTGTTGTTGTATCAAGGGCATTTTGATTTGAGAGATGGAGTGGTTTCAACAGAGGCTTGGGTCAAGACAATGAAATGGGAAGGGATAGGGAAGTATTTGATGGCTGAGAGGAAGGTGTGGAAAGTAAATGGTGTGCTTGCTGGGTATGTGCAGAAGTGGAGGAGTTTTAGCAATGCTGTGGTGTTAGGGGCTGGGCATCTTGTGCCTACTGATCAAGCAACGAATTCTCAGGCTATGATAGAGGATTGGGTCCTGGAAAGGGGGGTCTTTGCTAATGCGGAAGGGGAGGATTCCGTGTCAGATTTCAGAGGGGCACTCTGA